The genomic interval ATgcaattttagtttttttttttctgagatCACTCTGCTATTTCAATATTCGTTCTATGGTTTCTTACCAGAGAATCAGAGGACagaaaaggagagaagaaCAAGTGATGAGGAATTATGATTGTTTCTCTTTTTGCATTTTGTCTTGGCATGAGTCGCATGACTTTTTGCTAACTCGTCCCATCGTTTTGCCGTTTCCATTATTGAGCAGAAATGGACAGAGTGTTGAATCCAAATTTAACGAATAAGTTTATGTTCTAATCTGACAAGAACGAGGTCATACATATGGTGATTTTTCTGAATTTTTCATACTGTATGCAGATACAAGATGTGGGCATAGAGGTGATAGAAGGCGATGCAAGGAATGTTTTATGTGAGGCTGTGGAAAGACACCATGCGTCCGTCTTGGTTGTGGGTAGTCATGGCTATGGAGCCATCAAAAGGTATTTGTTTAGGGTGGCCTGGCCTTTTCCATTTGTTGTCTAGTTTCAGAGTTCAGTTGTACGCTATCATCTGTGATTGATTGGGCTTGCTTTATTGAGGATGTTAACAAGAAGATTGTGCTTAACATTATGGCCTAGCTTGAATGTTTAGCTGCAGAAGATGGTACATCATTGTGCGGAAATGTTAATGCGCTCTGTTTGATATTGGTGCAGGGTGGTTTTGGGAAGTGTAAGTGACTATTGTGCTCATCATGCTCACTGCAGTGTTATGATCGTGAAGAAGCCTAAAGCCAAACACTAAAGCCTACTGGCTGATTGCCTTCAGTTCGTTGTGTTTGTGAAATCACTGTGCCTAGAATAAATTCGATCACTCCAGTTCAAATTGTTTGATAGTTCAAACTCTAAAATTTGGGATTGGCTTGCAACATATAGTTGAGGATTATAGCTCAAACTTATGTATTAGCAAGTGATGTTTGAATTGCTGCACTATATCTATTGTCATAGTGAGTATTGATCTACAATGTGATGGCGTAATCCTATCTTGCAGAAAAAGAGAGATATTAACCCTGGTACAATGGATTTTGCCGATATATGAGACCTTACACTCCAAATCTAAAGAAACTGATCCACGTTGTTTCGTACTATGATGCTAACTACTTATAATCGGGGACCTAGAGTATCACTTGAATTCAGTAGAAAGATGCAAAAGTGAAGCTAGATTAGAACAGAAGAGATTGGTTTTTACTTGCCTGTATTCTTTAATGACATTGTAGGCGACTGATGTGGTTGCCAGGATGCTAGGATTGTTCTTTGAGGGCTTTAGAGAAACACAAGCCATGAAAAAATTGAGGGCGGTATCTTCAACTTTGTTAGTAAGATATATTGCTTGTCAAAAGTTAAATACCGCAtacaacataaaaaaattgttcaGCAGTTCTGCTGGTTCTGATGCTGAAAGAAGTTTGTGCGTTGGGATGTTAAAAAGAACAATGTCAGATGAAATACGAAATTTGTTTTGCGATATATTCACAATCTTTGGAATACATTAAGATGCCTGAATGGTACATGTCTTTGACTTACCATTTCCCTGCTTAACCTGTTTGATACCAAAAAGAAACAGGTCGGTTGCAATTTGCTGACTCAAAAAGTGCAGTGATCTCTCAAGACTTGTCGAGCAAGATCGAATGATCCACACTGTTTGTAGATCAGATGTAGATTAAAAGCGGCTTCTCTGCGAAGATCACAGTAACCTGGTGAACGATCATGATTAGCGTGTGGATTTTCATGGGGAAGTTTTGGTATGGGGTAGTCTTTCACATGAATGCCAATAACTTTTTCGTAGTAGGAAGCTGCAAGAGTCACAAGGCCAACTTGATGGAATGCCCTGACTATGTTGTACAAAGCCTCCTGGCTGCATTTGCAAACCCGCATGTTGTTGTAGAGGAATGCAAAGCCCTGAGCAATACAGTGGTGCTTATTCTGAAGTCTATGTCCATGCGCCAAGTTGATTAAGGCGGTTCCAGCACACAGATTAACCAGGGGATTCTCAGGCATTAACTTATAAGCTTCAAGGTATTCTCTTGCGGCATCCTGATGGCGACTTTTCTTTGTATAATGATGGCCAGTTATGATACTGGGTGGTGTACAGTCTTTTAATTTGTTGCGCCTATGCCGCCTGTGGCGCACAAATTTATAATGCTTATCACGATACCAGTCCTCCTTAAATCTGGAAATTACTTTGTAATAGCAATTCCAGACAGCATTGCTGTAAGGGTTCTGGTCTGTGTATTTTACATAGTTCAACCCCTGCTCAGGATCCGGAGCTGTGTATGCCATCTGAGCTCCAAGGGTCCGAAGTTCCTCCCGGAAAGCTGACATGCCTTTAGTTGATTTCAAAGCAAGCTTAGTAATCTTCAATGCTTCGGAATGTCTATTCAAGGAAGTGAGTGACTAGCATAAATCTAATATGAGGTCATGAGTCTCTTTTTCCTTGACTAGATCCGGCAGGGGAGGCTCTTTCTGTATCTCCTGTGGATCAATTTCAGGATCATCATCTGATCTGAATAATCATCACTTTGTCCGTCATGTCCAGCAGCCACTGCCTCAGCTCTCTTTTCCTCCTTTAGTTTTGCCTTTTCCTCAAGACGCTTCTTTTCTCTGTTAACTTTTCGATGAGCTGGTAAAGGAAGTGCGCGTGATCTATTTCTCGAAAATACATTACCTGTATGCTGATCATCCAAGGCTCTGactctttttaataattcttttttcaAAAGCTTCCTCTTCACCCCTTCTCCCTAGTGATATGATCTGTAATGATTCGTGCACCAAATCATAGATGGCGTCCACAAGTTCCTTATGCATCCCTTTAGCTCTGAAAATGCTGCAAAGCTTCAGCTTTACTTTTCCATCACACCACCATGGGTTTGCTTTGTCAGTTGGGAGGGGAACACAGTCTAGATTTCTCTGGGGGGACAGCAGTGATATAGCTTCATCATCTCTAGATTCTTCAAGGAGAACAGAAGCCAATGCTAATCGTGCCTCGATATGCCCTTCAAGTGTATTTAAAGCTTGGTAGAAGTAGAAAATTGCTTGCACTCTATACTTTAAGGACAAATAACATCTAGCAATTTTTAAATGTAAAAAGCCTTTATTAAATTCAGTGAACAGACTTGCTGCCTTGCGCATGTTTCCGAGGTTGGCATAGCAAAGTCCCGCTTTAATTTTCATCTGAAGAGGCAGCTCGTTTCCGGAATCTAGTGTCAGTTGTGCATGCTTAATATATTGCAGAGCTTCATTATGTGCATTATTTTCCATAAGTAGAGAAACTAACAGATCAATCACACTCAAGTCAGCTTCAGTTGGATGACTTCTGAGATAATCCTCCAGCATATGGATAGAGTGTTCACGCCGACCTCATTTTGAATACGTCTCTGCTCCCAACTTCAGTGCCTTAACATAAGCAGGACAGGTTTGGACTATTTGTTCATACAATGCAGCAGCCTGTTCAAAATCTTGAAGCTGAATATGGAGTGCAGCACGGTCCAACTTCAGAGCAACAACATTTTCAGCATCAGGATCAGCTGATATTGCTCTTGAAAGACTATACGAAGCTCCGGAAATGTTCCCTAATTCCATGAACTTTGTAATGCCCCTTTTTCGTCTTCCTTGATACCCCTCTGCAATGCCCCATCGTCATGAACTCCGTCACTTCCTCCCTTCTTAAGCTTTCTCTAGAACCATCGTTTCTCCTGGTCTTCTTAATTGAAATTTTAGGCCGACTATCCCCAAgtggttttctttttttcctagCTAAAGTCTCATAATCCTTCCCCACAAAATCTGGGTAACATTGCTCGGCATAAGTACCATTATCTAAAGAATCCAAAGCATCAAAGGTTTCAACTTTATCTTCCTCATCTCCCTcaccctcttcttctgattcttcttcaccatcatcatcctcttcttcctcctcctcatcttcTACAATGTCATCCTCATCACACAAATCAAACACATACTTTGGAGCTTCATCATGAGCACGACTAGCATTGCCCTCTTTACCCATTAACAGAAAAATTCACCCTCttaagaaaaaagagaaagaacaaCGAATACAGCGAAGTTGATAAAAGGGAGGACGGAACCTGGTTCAAAGTGTTGAATTTGACGTGAAAGCTCGAATCTTTCTGATGCTGGACCTCTGAATTTCGTTAGCTAGGGCTTCGCTGCAACTTCTTCTGTAAATCTGGGATCAAAGATCAAGTCCTTAGGACTCTTTCTAAGATTCTCTGTCACTTGCTTGCCACGCAATTTCCCTTTGTTGGGCCCACTGCAACCTCTTGTTTGGCAGGCCCATCTAATAAACACAAGTTCAATAAAAGTTGTTCATCTTGGTTTCTTCTTCTCAGAAGAAAGATTAAAAGAGTGTCCTTGCATTTGAAGCTGTGACAAAACCCAACTCGCACCAGCTAGAGCTTCAGCGCATTTGGCATGTTTAAAAATCGAAGGATCATATAATTGAATATTATTCAGATGTATTAAGCTTAAAACCGAAGAATCATACAACACAGATGTGAGTCAAACTCAAAACTCTTATTCGAAACGAAAAACAACAAGAATGCtgataaaaatcgaaaaaggCTGAATTGTTGTTCTAGGCATACAAAGGCAAATCGGTCCAGGCCCCAGAAACATGACCGTTGTCACACACATAAGCCCTCACAACGGGGTCGCCATCATCATGGTAGCCGAACCCTCGCCGCAAACAGAAGGCGGAATGCAGATCCCAAGTGTGTTTGCAGGTACAGTAAGCGCAGCTGAGCTCAACTTGGGTCCTCTTGCCGTCCTTGATGTTCCTCCAGACTTGAGACCCCTTGAAGTCCTTGAAGAAGCCCCTGAACAGCATATAGCTGCGCCTATCCTCCACGTGGATGCATCCGGGCCAGTCGCAAATGTAGAGGCAGTCGCCGCGGAAGCGGCTGTGGAGGAGCTTGTTGCCCGGTTCGCGGCTCAGATTCCAGGCGCCGGAGGCCAAATGAGACCTCATCGACCTGCAGATCTTTCGTCTCTTCGAGATTGGAAACTCGCCGACCACTGAGACGCCGGCGGTTGTGTTTTCGGCGGGGGCGGCGGCGGTGGTTGCGGCTTCGGAGTCGTCGTAGACCGTGTCGAAATAGAGATCGTCGTAGAGAGACCAAGCGCAGTCCGATGGCGGCAGCGGTTGTTGTTCGTGAGTAATTtgggcggcggaggaggatTGGGATTGGGATTGGTGGTCGGGGCCGAGCTCGCGTTCGAGGCCGAAGTCGGAATTGTCTAAGAGGATGCCGGAGTGGAGGAGGCCGGGGCAGCAGACGGCGAGCTTGTGGAGGGAGGACCATCCGCCGGGGGGCTCGTCGGCGGAGCAGGAGGAGACGACGGAGGGGAGGGAGGTGCGGCACTTGGACTTGCAGCAGACGTTGCGAACGAGGGAGGAGAATTTGGTGCAGGCGCAGGCGAGGCGGGCCCAGTGGCGGGGGTCGTCCTCCAGCTTGTGGAAGATgttcaaaacgacgtcgtccgGGAGCCGAGAGAAGAACATTTCTGAAAGATGGTTTCTCTTTtgcttccttttcttcttcttgttcgtGTTCTTGCTCGATCTACTTCTACTGGGGCTGGTTCAATGGAAACCTCATGTTTTTATGGGATTTTTGTCTGggagaaaaataaatacatGTGGCTCTCGTCCGCACTCGTCATTCAGGACCACTATGCTATTTTAAATACATGCGTCTTTATTCTCTAAAGTATAACTTACATACGTCGTAATGTCGTACTCGTTTTTTGATATCAATACCATTTGAAAGGAGAATGATTGTGTAGAAAGAATCCCTATACTCCTAAATGGTATGGATCTAGGGCTAATTGGAGACCATGATTGTTTGAGATGTTCATGGTTTGATAATATTCTTCACTGTCAAACCTGCAGAAGTTGAAATCAAGAGCAGTCGTCGCTCAAGTGGTATGAAATCAAGCGTCTCAATAGCGACTCATGAAGATAACTCTTAAACGGTCGGAGTGCTGGACTTATCTTTTGGCAACGGTGGATGTGATTGATGCGGAATTGAACAGGTTTTGGCCACACAGAAAATATCTGGTGCCAAATAATGGTAGGCATACCATGAACCAGGCATGTTTTGGATACCAGCATCATGTGCTTAACTCCACATGTCATTACACGATAATGGCTGAGGTATGGACACTTGACTATTTTCACTTGGTACACAGAATTAAGTCAAGTTTTGCAGGCAGTTTCTAGGACTTTTGTGTCACAACATGGTACGAGAACTCGTACGCTACCAAAGGACTATATGTCGAAATAGAGATTGTGAGCGATGAACCAGAAAGAGATTATAGCGTACCAACAGCAATATATTAGTCTCAAATGCATACATAAAAAGTTGATCATAAACATGAGTGCTAAATAATAAAGAGAAACATCCACAAACTCAAAGTCTGCTAGTATGTCTTACAATAGAATACTGCTCcaacaacaaaatcaaaatgcaATCTCACTTCTCGCTTCACTTCGGGATAAAATATCACCTGCCAACCAGAGTTGCAGCAAGTTATAATCTAGAGGCAGAGGgttcatcaaaataaaaatataaaaccaaaattataagaaaaataaatatacatcCAGGAACAGTACCGTGACAAACTCCTGCTCCTGCTCCTGCTCCTGCTGCGGCTTGGACTTCGGCTGCCACTGCGCTTCTTAGGACTTTTGCTTGCATCTTCCTTTGGGCTTTTACTTATGCGCTTCTGATGATGCCAAAGAGATAAAAgttgttataaaaaaaagtgaaatctGTATCCAATGTCCAATGACATAAATTCAATAGACTGCCATGTAAACTATATAACCATTAGACGCTATCATTATCACaatcaagaaaaggaaaagaccACACCATATGCA from Argentina anserina chromosome 2, drPotAnse1.1, whole genome shotgun sequence carries:
- the LOC126783509 gene encoding phytochrome A-associated F-box protein codes for the protein MFFSRLPDDVVLNIFHKLEDDPRHWARLACACTKFSSLVRNVCCKSKCRTSLPSVVSSCSADEPPGGWSSLHKLAVCCPGLLHSGILLDNSDFGLERELGPDHQSQSQSSSAAQITHEQQPLPPSDCAWSLYDDLYFDTVYDDSEAATTAAAPAENTTAGVSVVGEFPISKRRKICRSMRSHLASGAWNLSREPGNKLLHSRFRGDCLYICDWPGCIHVEDRRSYMLFRGFFKDFKGSQVWRNIKDGKRTQVELSCAYCTCKHTWDLHSAFCLRRGFGYHDDGDPVVRAYVCDNGHVSGAWTDLPLYA
- the LOC126783781 gene encoding LOW QUALITY PROTEIN: uncharacterized protein LOC126783781 (The sequence of the model RefSeq protein was modified relative to this genomic sequence to represent the inferred CDS: inserted 3 bases in 2 codons; deleted 1 base in 1 codon; substituted 2 bases at 2 genomic stop codons); amino-acid sequence: MGKEGNASRAHDEAPKYVFDLCDEDDIVEDEEEEEEDDDGEEESEEEGEGDEEDKVETFDALDSLDNGTYAEQCYPDFVGKDYETLARKKRKPLGDSRPKISIKKTRRNDGSRESLRREEVTEFMTMGHCRGVSRKXRKRGITKFMELGNISGASYSLSRAISADPDAENVVALKLDRAALHIQLQDFEQAAALYEQIVQTCPAYVKALKLGAETYSKXGRREHSIHMLEDYLRSHPTEADLSVIDLLVSLLMENNAHNEALQYIKHAQLTLDSGNELPLQMKIKAGLCYANLGNMRKAASLFTEFNKGFLHLKIARCYLSLKYRVQAIFYFYQALNTLEGHIEARLALASVLLEESRDDEAISLLSPQRNLDCVPLPTDKANPWWCDGKVKLKLCSIFRAKGMHKELVDAIYDLVHESLQIISLGRRVKRKLLKKELLKRVRALDDQHTGNVFSRNRSRALPLPAHRKVNREKKRLEEKAKLKEEKRAEAVAAGHDGQSDDYSDXDDDPEIDPQEIQKEPPLPDLVKEKETHDLILDLCXSLTSLNRHSEALKITKLALKSTKGMSAFREELRTLGAQMAYTAPDPEQGLNYVKYTDQNPYSNAVWNCYYKVISRFKEDWYRDKHYKFVRHRRHRRNKLKDCTPPSIITGHHYTKKSRHQDAAREYLEAYKLMPENPLVNLCAGTALINLAHGHRLQNKHHCIAQGFAFLYNNMRVCKCSQEALYNIVRAFHQVGLVTLAASYYEKVIGIHVKDYPIPKLPHENPHANHDRSPGYCDLRREAAFNLHLIYKQCGSFDLARQVLRDHCTF